From Octopus sinensis linkage group LG14, ASM634580v1, whole genome shotgun sequence:
AAGCTATTGTATATAAAGGTATCATGTTTTAGTATTATCAGTAGAACAATTTACATGTTCACATGAAGAGTTAGATGAAGTGTTTAgtacgacacgatctgtgccCTTATattccttgttcgaaaatataaggacacagatcgtgtcgtatagccagctggagatgatgtctcctggggctaaattacaacaacattcgtcctaaaccaggactaccgtgttatgttggcaaacaatcttttccCCAAAGCCGCCAATTGTTCGCCATATTCTCAAGAATGTATGTAACCAGAGGTGTTCATGCATTCAAACTTCGTAAGCTTCCATTTCGTCCGCCAAGATTGTAGATTCTTGTAGTTTGTTTCATAAAATTTGTGCTGAAAATTCTTAGGGAACGTGCTGTCGAATGTTTCCTGTACTCATTTTGCGATACTTTACGAGGCTGATTGTTAGTCTCGACgtacaaaataataaactatattataCAAGGGCAACATTTCAAAATGGCGCTAAGAGCGACTAGGTTTCGATTCTTACCTTCGATGAGGGCGACATCGTTGAAGATATGCTGCAGGGTTGCGTTTGGTAGTCTGTGAAATGCATCGTCGTTCGGTACGAAAACAGTGTAGAGTCCACCTGAAAGGTTGAGAAGAATTGTAGCAGTTACTTTATTTATTACAACGAATATAAGATACCCCTCTCCAGTTACTCAATAAATGTAgttgaatgtatttattttgatctGAGCCTTCAGTCTGTCGTTACTCTAAGATTATTGTTACTATCACGTTTCAATcgtgtacgcacatacatgtttgtcatgagcgcgcgtgtgcgtgcgcatgtgtttctgtatgtgtgcgtgtgcatgtatatatacacatacactcacactaacatgcacacgcacacgcacgcacacacatacagattattACTAGACTTTGTCTGCGAGACATACTCAGTATACGAAAAGcttggaaaaaaaaagacgagaTTTTGCATATATTAAAAGGGTTGCGAAGATTTTTGGTCAGTAGAACAATTTACATGTTCACATGAAGAGGTAGTTGAAGTTCAGTTTGAAAGCCTGCACGTTGATATGTAAAAAGTTTAAGCAGGCAGGTAAGAAGTTCAAAAGGCAAAAAGTATTGGATTTAGTGCTCAGTGTGAGATTTTGTTGGTTGTCATTAAAAGGAAGAATAGTAGGCCATGACGTGaagcaagcacatatatacatacacatttgtttttgtgtgtatatatatatatatatgctctcacatacacatatatgcatgtatgtgtatatatataaatatatattatatatatatatatatatatcgtgaagtatatttgcctcttaactgtggctaacccttaagggtggatgctactgtagcttgtagccccaggaggacacctcctccagttggctattgatacactttctgtgccctatcagtatttgcaaagggaagccatcctttcgGGGCTTGAAGCTAcaatagcatccacccttaagggttaagtagcaaatatacttcacgatgtcgtgcagctacagtttatacctcgttcagagatttattatatatatatatatatatatatatatatatacatatattactgacaagaaagtaaatttcgaaCTTAGTATAGCTGTAAAAATAGCAGAGAAAGATTGTGTATTTATCCTTCTTATAAGATGGAAAAAAAGTTGCTAATAATTACACATTATTTTCACAACTTTGAAACTGCTAGCATCCATTCTCCCTCTGGAATGAATACCCTTCAGTATACTGAATAATATATAGCTAATACATACCCCTTTTTTTTTGGCTCTCACCAGAATGTATCTTTATTCCATGCTCAACGCTGGATCTAGtagttttcactttcattttccctCAATATGGAGTACTGCACGACAATTCTTTCCCTCTCCTTACCCTGCTGTACCACTTAACCACTCTGTCTGATCATGGATTTATACGATCCAACTGGATTTAATTGGACCTTCCTATCCTACTGAACATAATGAACCACAATAAGTATTAATAAGTATCTTCCACCGTCAAATCATATATTTCTCTGATGATGGGATGCCTGATTTGTAAATGCTCCTATAGCTgggatattccagaaacagctaTCACAGACTATGAATTTGTACTATCATTACCATTCATTatgaagtaaaattttaaaaattgcattaaatGAAATCAAATGTCCTTGTTCTGCCTTGATTAATTGTTTGCCTTCCCTCACTACTTTAACCTATACCTGCTGACTCAAAGGGAAACCACCATTAGCCGTTTTTTTAGCAAGACAATCACACAACCACAACTTCAACCGCTGTTCTAACTGGAATTTTGGTGGTACACCTATTTGAGCACATGGAACGCATACCTATTAGGTTGAGTCATCCTGACGAAAACTCCTCATATCCTGTatgtcactctatctatctatctatctatctatctatctatctatctatctatctatctatctatctatatatctatctatctatctgtctgtctgtctgtctgtctgtctatctatctatctatctatctatctatctatctatctatctatctatctgtctgtctgtctgtctgtctgtctgtctgtctatctatctatctgtctgtctgtctgtctgtcttagggtaacattaagcttcaccatgagtttggtgaaaatcgattgcaagttgcagaaactacaacggaaaatgtgttgcatatgaaaagcttagattctcgaccctatgtcgaatttatcaatttttttcagaactgggggaacttttcaaaattttcactgcgttagttttgaattataacattgggctatgtgtgtgtcaagtttcatcagaatcggttgaaagccgtggtcagggtgagggtacaacctgacagacacacagacagacaaactgccttttatatatagagagatataaatatatgtaaaacatattatagatgttgtttagccccaggctggTTCTCATCGAGTAGACCTATGGAAAAGGTGTCCCACATGTGGGCATCTGTCATTCTGTATATGAAAGGGTGCATTGTTCAATGTGTTCACTTTGTAAGATTGTAGCGTATGTGTGTAACTGGGGTGAGATTTGGTCCCTACTTACTCTCTAATACTTTGTGCACGTTACTCTTCTTAAGCAGAGATGCCATAATGGAATATCTTGGAGTGCTGAGTATAGTGTTGTACAAGTTGTCTGAAGGAGGGAGCATTACATCGTTTATGACGTGAAAAATACCGTTAGTGGCTATGTTGTTGGTGTTTACTAGTTCACACCCTTCAATAGTGACAACCtacaaaaagacaaagaaacaaaagaaaaacaaaagaaagaagtatATAACACGAAGGGTAGCTATCGCAAACAAATCAAAATCTCGTGCAGATGTAAATCTTTAAAAAGGTTAATTTCTAAAGATGAGATTCATACTCTAAGAATGATAATCCCATTAGTGAATATAccaacacataataataataataataataataataataataatattattaactattattattattattaggcgcaggagtggctgtgtggtaagtagcttgctaaccaactacatggttctgggttcagtcccaccgcgtggcatcttgggcaagtgtcttctgctatagcctcgggccgaccaatgccttgtgagtggatttggtagacggaaactggaagaagcccgtcgtatatatgtatatatatgtatatatgtgtgtgcgtgtatgtttgtgtttgtccccctagcattgcttgacaaccgatactggtgtgtttatgtccccgtcacttagcggttcggcaaaaagagaccgatagaataagtactgggcttacaaagaataagtcccggggtcgagttgctcgattaaaggcggtgctccagcatggccgcagtcaaatgactgaaacaagtaaaagagtaaaagagtaaaagagtattataatggcttctgatctaaactgattgaaagtgttatcctgtacattgttttgtcttggtataaaagatgggctacagcaaatattcttctcaatatcataaatttgcttgtcagttgcatgactttaaccagttaagcatgtcccttagtgactgatgaCATGTGTACTTCTGACTAcgagcagtagtgggggagcatcttagccatgtgttgagaggaattctttggggtttgaataattcacctctggaaacatggcttttttgttcaacatccttaaaccttattcagggaccttttgagtgggatgggctactcgagctgaagaaaattctaaccccacctgcaaggtcatgcgctatttatcgtgatatgagatcaccatgtcgcgcacatatggttgtgatgcatgtgtttcgtatacccttatcagacgggtagtcatgatgtatattgggcttcgtatatttgtaccctagttAGTAGTAACCTGCTAACCACATAAATTCCGACAGGAATAACAAACCTTAGtcaagtcaataataataataataatataataataataataataataataataataataataataatgattatcaggAAAAactactgaaaacttgtggacacctaaggttacaggtagtaacccgctactcacataaattctaccaggaataagacatTTTCTAACATTTGGCTCAATGTCACAAATTTTAATGGTGTGAATAGTCGATTCTATGTTCTAACTACCTGACTGGTACTTGTGTTATGGAATCCTGAAGGCTAAGTCGATATTTTATTTGAGTTTTGAGTTCAGAAGGTTATGAAAGAACTAAATACCGAAACAAAATTTCGTTGGTACTCCTCTGACAATTCACTAATTATAATATAAACCAGTTTTAAATCGCTTCAAGGTATACTTGATTTTAATCGAAAATACTAGGGTGCGACATATCTGGGGCAACGCTAAAGCTACgaatatagatttaaaaaattctaaattaaCACTTTTACAAGAGTAAATACAGTAAATAGGGGAAATATATATGCTTACCTGATTCGCTCGGTAAACGTTCACGCGGATCTTCACCCCAGAGAGGGAGGTTAATTCCAAATCATTTTTCTGAAGGTCTTCGTACATGAATTTACCTTGTACAACATGGTATTTGAGAAAAGCTTCTAGCCCAGCGCTATTATTTCTCAGCATATTAAGAAAGAAAGGGCCCATGTCGGTAAAGGCCCGCTCGGTCGGTGCAAAGACAGTCCATTCTCCTTTAACGAATATGggaagaattaaataaatatatatatatatatatagttcaagcttacagaaagcaaaagacgaagacaggtgaggaaacaacaagcagatgtattagtttgacggtcgggaagaatggaaaagtctttgacgtttcgagcctacgctcttcgacagaaagctttgagagaaaaaatggagagagaaaaatgttggGATTAACGattcaacattttatatatatatatatatatatattatatatatatatatatatatacacatacatacacacacatatatatacatacacacacaatcacacacacacacacacaatcacacacacacacatacatttacaagcacattttcatacatatgtgcacatgtatcaGTTTTATTCACCCACAGCAGTGGATGAATATCTTCTTTAGGTCAACTTTTAGTTACAAGTGAACATTTCTAGGCTTCATTACTAATTCGGTTCTCAGCCAAATTGAATGCGGTTTTTTTTTAGTAATAATGGTCCAGTCCTAAGCTACATTTTGagataaaattatagaaattttgttCATTAAAAACATAGAAGTGTAAGGCAGAAAATTGATTTTGAATCAAAGTGTCTcagttattttaaaagaaaaatacaggtaATTGATTTGAAAAGAATGTGCTACTTATTAAAATGTGTACatattaaaaacatattaaaataaaaaaattcgctCATTAAAAAAACTAATTATCAATTATCTAATTAGGatgtaacattattttataataaaaattgttaaaaaaatttattcatttgtaACAGATATACAGCTATTAATGCTTTGTTATTTTCAGGTGCAAACAAAATTTctaagtttgaacaaaatttgtattttaaaaaatttacagtAGTATCATTTTTTCAAATTATAaaggtaaatataattaattttagtgATAGGAACGTTGCCTGGTATAAAGAGGATTAGAATGATAAATGCGGGTGCAGTATCCCAGAATATTCCTAGGTAttgaacctggaaaagtacagaataAGCAGTAATTAAGcctgaggaagagaagaaaacttaaaatattgctgctgttgttaaaaTTTGCTAAATGAATTTCTGAAATTGTACAACAAATAGCGTTTgtactgttttgtttttaataattttttgctttttattgcaaatttttagaatttaagttaatatttttgattaaaacgTTTTCTGTATTAAGCTAaaacatttctgttttatttttaatactatattatgttttgaattttattttcttaacaaaACTCATTATCCAATAGATTTTAAATAACAGGTATTGTGTTATAAAATCAAACTTATGTAGaatacatgtaattcaaaagagcaaaaaatagtaaaagatatttttaaaagaaacagaattaatttcttttaagtTTGCATTATCATGTAACAAAGTATTTTCTATTTAcggttaaaaaattattttaaaaaaattaaagttagTAAACAAATTGAATGCAAAATGTTGAAATGACTCTCTAGCTTTTCTTAAAAACAGTTAGGAGTTACAATTGTCAGTTTTGCTTAAAACTGCTATTATatgattgtttaaatatatatattctttccccTAAAAAAGATTTACTATTGGTGTCTAAGAATATGAGAAACAATCAGGAGACCCATACCAACAATAAAGTCGAAAAAGTATATACAgttatagaggtcagctgtcctgctgatgtgaatatttctttgaaattcaaAATAAGAGAGGTTAACAAGGGACAACTACACCGGAACCTCTATCtaaacccaaattataaattcACGTTTATACCAAGAATAATTGGTATATCTAGTTTTGTGAGTGAATAATTAGGTGTCGCATGCGTTGAGATTTTAAGacaaagaaatcaaccagctaactcatacattacaaatacaatctgtaagtggaagagtaaaaatatgaaaaacttttctcaaatttataatgtgattttgtttttgtggagatttgtatctttgttagaagaaGAAGATTTCCTTAGAAGAAGACTTCAtatgattaaaaacagaaaaatgcatacatacatatgtatgtatgtacgcatgtatatatatatatatatgtatgcatgcacatatatatatatatatatatattatatatatatatatatatattatatatatatataatatatatatatatatatattatatatatatatatatatgtatgcatgcacatatatatatatatattatatatatatatataaaattatattatatatatatatatatataatatatatatatatatatattaaatgtacatacagcaccaggagagaagacaaaaggacaaaataagtttattttgtccttttgtccTCActtctggtgctgtatgaacatttaatgtgattttagagtcaagatttggctgctatttccagcgtggaggtatcttttagataccctaaattataattttaataataattattacctttgaaggtttttattcccatgctggccacttgataagatcgatatttagattaacgatcttatcctttttatattaatattaatatatatatatatatatataatatatacacatatagtatgtCAGGGcgttactggtaacatgtaagcCAGTACAAACTGTTGCATGGTCAGGTGATAAAATGTGTACAATAAtgaacaataacaatttattggCATCGAATGTTACACACTATTCACATATAGAAATTACGAAGAAATTCGATAAGTTGATGGTTTCAATACACAGTTAGCAGTTAGCAAGCAGAGCTGCTACAAATGCGAATATAAATCCAAATTGAGAAAGTGGGACGGGTAAAAtgcaggctacatatgtttcttaacTAGCTGATCCTCTTATGAATTACTTACTCAATAAGGGGTCCTCAACTTAGTTAATCATCAGGCCGAGATTTCcttaattaaatgaagtttaaATTGTCGCTTGGAATTTCCAAGTTAACTCATTGCAGATGTGAATTGAACTGAATAGAGAAGCCACGaatacagaattaaaaaaaaaggtcaagAAGTGTGTAACGGGAAAGGACGGGGTCAAATATGTCGGAGGGTGAGTCATATAGAATCGAAGGgaatgaagaaaaagagagaggaggaagaaagagtggtgtatatatatatatgtatataccgtgTGTAAAATGCATACCTGATTCGTTAAGTTTGTGAGCTATGCCAGCTCTTTCACCCAGTTCCAACATGGTGTTGAAGCCATATTTCTTTGCGACTTCTACCAAAGTTAAATTGTGTTTACTGTATGCGGAAGCACCAACCACACAGAGAACAATTAAGAAAAGAGCTTTCATCTTGTATTGCCGTTCTGTCTTGTACCTTGCTAAAATATGTCTTTAATCGAAATTTATATGCGATTTGCATGTAAGTATAAGTGAATTTGTGTGGGTGTtagagtttgtatatatacgtgtatctataCATTTGTGTTGGTTTGGGTATAGATGTGTGAGGGGGTACGTATGTGTTAGCATGACGGATGTATCACTAGTGATAAGATATGTGATTACGAGACATAAGAGCCGAAACAGCAGCATATACTTTTGTGTTCCCACcgcttcctctccttctcttcgcaccaccaccaccactatatgcTGTCGGCTCGGTATTGTTCATTGTATGTGGATCTAGTCAATAATTGCTTACAACTTTCCCCTTAACAAAGACTTCATCAACTATACAAGCGAACAAGGAACATTATACCTAGCCCATTTCCCTGTCTAATATAGTAACCAattttctctctcaatctatccTTGTGTGATTGATATAGGGAGCGCACCATCAAGCAAGGtagtttcctttttatttatttatcagtgaAGAAGGAATGACTGTGTTCATGGCCTTGTAAATTTCCCGGAGACTCGATTCTCAattttgcaacagagtggacttgtTGAACTCGCACAAGGACCTGGTGTGACATTGAATCAGGCGACGGATTAAGTCatattcagcagaatttgaattcagaagcaGAGAGCCAGGATGAACACTGCAAACGATCTCAGATTTCCGGCGGCCCGCCACCCAAGACTGGTACTTTGCTTATAGAACCTGATCGGAGGAACAGCAAAGTGTACCTCAGCAGAATCTAAATTCAGGACATAAGGAGCCAACGATCTAACGCTTCCGTCGACCTACTTTCTGTATCGATCTTGGATGGATGAAGCACAAAGCTGATATCttaaggatttgaactcagaacgcaagggACCGAATAAATACTGCTCTTCTGGTACTTTGTTTTCTTAAACCCAGATAGATGGGGTGGGGGGAAACCTCGGTAGGTTTTGAAAACAGTGCGTAAGAGGCCGAGataaatatcgcaaagcattctGTCCAACGATCTCACGACTCTGCTAATTCACTTGTACGCTGTTTCTTGAAGATAATACAGCAATAATTGTCTCTAAGCAATTATCCTTTTGGGATTGTAGCATAGACCACACAATCCAGCAAGAGAAAATTTACAAAGTCCTCTTGAACCGATCAACCAAAGACAACTGAGGCCTTCCTTGACATTCTACTATGATAGGTTACGGGCTGGTAGGATTGGTTGAGCATCGGGTGAGACATGAAGCGTTATTTAGTTGTGTTCAATTGGTTCCTAAGTTTGAATCACATCGAAATATACATTGCTTTTAATCCTTAAACAActggtaaaataagcaccaatgaAGAGATGATATCAATGTGATCGATTATACCcttcactccaaaatttacagcctTGTGCTGTTCTTAGAAATCTATGAAATAGGTGcttgtgtgcaggtgtgtgtaacAGATTTGTTGAAGTAAATTTTCGCTGTTACATTGATCCGGTCAAACTACTTGGAAGATATAGCTGTTTGTGTTTCCCGTTACGTTCCGCTTGCATTTACGTCATCGTTACGCTGTCTTTATTCTTTCAAGGTTAATCCTTTCAAGAAAACATAAGTGTTAGCTTTATTCAAGTAacacaacagaaacaataatGGTCTCGGTATGTAACTTCAATTATACACTGAAAAGAAGTATCATGTTTGTTCTAACGAACAAAAATCCTCATTCTCAAAGGCATCATACTCCagcagaaagaaaattaaaacagcTATGCcgttactatctatctatctatctatctatctatctatctatctatcaatctatctatctatctatctatctatctatctatctatctatctatctatctatctatctatctatctatctgtctgtctgtctgtctgtctgcctgtctgttttcCTGCctgccttctgtctgtctgtccatccatccgtccgttcgttcgtccgtctgtctgtcgaTCCTTAATTATCTACCTATCTGCTTCCCTgtacccccccccctctctctctctctctctctctctctctctctctatctatctatctatctatctggcgagctggcacaaacgttcgcacgccgggcgaaatgcttagcggtatttcgtctgccgttacgttgtgagttcaaatcccgccgaggtcgactttgcctttcatcctttcggggtcgataaattaagtaccagttacgcactggggtcgatgtaatcgatttaatccctttgtctgtccttgtttgtcccctctatgtttagccccttgtgggtagtaaagaaatctatctatctatctatctatctatctatctatctatctatctatctatctatctatctatctatctatctatctatctatctatctatagttcctacgtacgtttcaccatTGCAGTTATTTGGAACTTAACATTTGGATGCCTAACTGCAATGGATCTCTAGGGGAACACTTAATTGCATTCTAtcacagagagagagatcaaatatCCGAGATAATTTACAAGTATTTAGAGAAGGAAGTAGAAAGAAAACAAGCCAGTAGTGTCGAAAAAATGGAAGAGGAGAAAGACTGAACCACCAAGAAGTAAACAGGATAAAAAGtaaattgtggctgtgtggtaagaagcttgcttcccaaccacatggttccgggttcagtccccctgcgtggcactttgagcaaaagtcttctactatagcttcaggcagaccaaagccttgtgagtggatttggtagacggaaattgaaagaagcccgtcgtatatacaaagaataagacctggggtcgatttgttcgactgaaggcggtgcttcaacatgaccgctgtcaaatgagtgaaacaagtaaaagaataaaagaatttatgtgtgtgtctttaagtctgtgtttgtcttcccgccatttgacaaccggtgtcggtgtgtttatgtccccgtaacttaacggttcggcaaagataccgataaaatgagtactaggcttaaaaaaataagtcctggggtctatttgttagactaaaacccttgaggacggtgccccaacatggccacaaccaaacgactgaaacaagtaaaagataaaagatataaggtAGACAAATGAAAACGATAAgtgaataaatacacaaataaaatatataaatttatacatgtatatacatacacacacaggcacacgcacacatacatatacatacatatatatacatacatacgtacattcatacatatacgaaaatacacattcttttattcttttatttgcttcagtcatttgactgtggccatgccggagtcgaacaaatcgaccatgcctttagtcgaacaaatcgaccccaggacttattctttgtaagactagtacttattatatcggtctcttttgccgaactgctcagttacagggacataaacacaccaacatcggttgtcaagcaatggtggggggacaaacgcagacacagacacatacacagacacacacatacacatacacacatgtatatatatatatatatatatatatatatatatatgacaggctttttctGTTttcgtcaactaaatccactgacaaggctttggtcggcccgaggctatagtagaagacacttgcccaaggtgccacgcagtgggactgaatccggaattaTGTTGGGAAGTTATctaattacacaaaatatttaaaataaaataaaatgaaatgaaataaagatcAATGGAAGcataagtgaaaaaaaataataaatgaaaaaataaataaataaacccttTGAGATTGGTAGGTTAGTGAGATTAAGATAGAAAAAAGCAGGAACTGTGTAGCAGAAGGAAAAGAAGATTGAAAAGGCtacaagtttttttaatttttaaagtggggtttaaaggaagaaaaagactGGAGGGAGTGTATTGTAATGGTTTGTATTTTAATTCAATTCTTGAGGATGACACTTTGAGTTGGAAAAGTGAGAGTGGGTTATGACTCTATTCTGAATTGGTGACACCGAgtagataaatgaaaaaaaaaatgcagcttGGGTGTTAAAagtcaataaatataaaatcctataatcacacacacacacacacacacacacacacacacacacacacacacacacacacacacacacagacgcacattcatatataaata
This genomic window contains:
- the LOC115219504 gene encoding transforming growth factor-beta-induced protein ig-h3-like; this encodes MKALFLIVLCVVGASAYSKHNLTLVEVAKKYGFNTMLELGERAGIAHKLNESGEWTVFAPTERAFTDMGPFFLNMLRNNSAGLEAFLKYHVVQGKFMYEDLQKNDLELTSLSGVKIRVNVYRANQVVTIEGCELVNTNNIATNGIFHVINDVMLPPSDNLYNTILSTPRYSIMASLLKKSNVHKVLESGLYTVFVPNDDAFHRLPNATLQHIFNDVALIEVLMKYHIVHGVLWRAGMHTEYLPTLAEGKRLLIGESFFGFITVENGYILNRDIGATNGVIHEVSRMLKPNDVDITS